One part of the Glycine max cultivar Williams 82 chromosome 14, Glycine_max_v4.0, whole genome shotgun sequence genome encodes these proteins:
- the LOC106795721 gene encoding uncharacterized protein: protein MIQLLFILLMIQIAFILILSFANPLRKLVVKGLDLLKQGRGPLVTKTVAATMCVVLSSTVYTITKIQKRSKDAGIVNPTDEVLMARRLLEAAFLGFSLFLGLVIDRQHYYIREINLLRKNMETAKKTKSQRLLKEMSGN from the exons ATGATACAACTTTTATTCATACTTTTGATGATCCAAATAGCATTCATCTTAAtattatcttttgcaaatccaTTACGAAAATTGGTGGTCAAGGGGCTAGACCTCTTGAAGCAGGGGAGGGGCCCTTTAGTCACAAAAACTGTGGCAGCAACTATGTGTGTGGTCTTGAGCTCCACTGTGTATACTATAACCAAAATCCAAAAGCGCTCAAAGGATGCTGGCATAGTTAATCCAACTGATGAGGTGTTGATGGCACGTCGTCTCTTGGAAGCAGCTTTCTTGG GATTCTCTCTGTTCCTTGGATTGGTGATCGACAGACAACATTATTATATTAGAGAGATTAATTTACTGAGGAAGAACATGGAAACAGCTAAAAAAACGAAATCACAAAGACTCCTTAAAGAGATGAGTGGAAACTGA